A part of Sinorhizobium chiapasense genomic DNA contains:
- a CDS encoding flagellar biosynthetic protein FliO: protein MIETIVGDNGSRFIIAAAAVAVGLLCLVAVLWIMRHRPSSPFVRGGKNRQPRLAVLDAAAVDARRRLVLVRRDDVEHLIMIGGPTDIVIESRIAPEGTSPAETSAAVAAEQEAVEAPKAAPRPEPRPAPAPIPAEPAAAVQVRPAARTEEQAQPAAPRVEPAPPIRIAAEQRPATAAQPPQQQPSARVPTPVSPIPSASAIERAEDVFDVARERVLPIAPRREPTPIQQGSLQATFVPAAQTQGMPVQPVTPDRVSEFERILDAEISGDLQRLAPTGDLQRLAPTVGPQAESRPIAGGRQEPLLGGTPDNVRREPTIEDEMTRMLADISAGRKP from the coding sequence ATGATCGAAACCATTGTCGGGGACAACGGCAGCCGATTCATCATCGCCGCTGCGGCCGTTGCCGTCGGGCTCTTGTGCCTTGTAGCCGTGCTCTGGATCATGCGCCACAGACCCTCCTCCCCCTTTGTGCGCGGCGGCAAGAACAGACAGCCGAGACTCGCCGTCCTCGATGCCGCTGCCGTCGATGCGCGCCGCCGCCTGGTGCTTGTTCGCCGCGATGACGTCGAACATCTCATCATGATCGGCGGCCCAACGGACATTGTCATCGAAAGCCGAATCGCACCGGAAGGGACCTCACCGGCAGAGACGAGCGCCGCCGTCGCCGCTGAGCAAGAGGCCGTTGAGGCGCCCAAGGCCGCCCCGAGACCTGAACCGAGACCTGCTCCGGCTCCGATTCCGGCGGAACCCGCAGCCGCTGTCCAGGTGCGCCCAGCAGCGCGCACGGAAGAGCAGGCGCAACCAGCGGCTCCCCGCGTGGAGCCGGCACCGCCGATCCGCATTGCTGCGGAGCAAAGACCCGCGACGGCGGCGCAACCACCGCAGCAACAGCCGTCCGCCAGGGTTCCGACGCCGGTGTCCCCGATTCCCAGCGCCTCCGCCATAGAACGTGCGGAAGATGTTTTCGACGTCGCCCGCGAACGGGTGCTGCCAATCGCGCCGCGGCGCGAGCCGACGCCAATACAGCAGGGCTCATTACAAGCGACTTTCGTGCCGGCGGCGCAGACACAGGGGATGCCGGTTCAACCGGTGACGCCGGACAGGGTTTCGGAATTCGAGCGGATTCTCGACGCGGAGATCAGCGGCGATCTCCAGCGCCTGGCGCCCACTGGCGATCTCCAGCGGCTAGCGCCCACTGTTGGGCCTCAGGCCGAGAGCCGGCCGATTGCGGGTGGCCGCCAGGAACCCCTGCTCGGTGGGACCCCGGACAATGTCCGCAGGGAGCCGACGATCGAAGACGAAATGACGCGCATGCTCGCCGACATTTCCGCCGGGCGTAAGCCCTGA
- the dksA gene encoding RNA polymerase-binding protein DksA, which translates to MSEKIDLSTFVLSEDEEFMNANHRAYFRAKLNAWKNDILREARETLDHLAEESANHPDLADRASSETDRAIELRARDRQRKLIAKIDAALQRLDEGTYGYCEETGEPIGLKRLDARPIATLSIEAQERHERREKVYRDE; encoded by the coding sequence TTGAGTGAGAAGATCGATCTTAGTACCTTTGTCCTCTCCGAGGACGAGGAATTCATGAATGCCAACCACCGGGCGTATTTTCGTGCAAAGCTGAACGCCTGGAAAAATGATATCCTTCGCGAAGCCCGCGAGACACTGGACCACTTGGCAGAGGAGAGCGCCAACCATCCGGACCTCGCGGACCGAGCTTCCTCCGAAACTGACCGAGCCATCGAATTGCGGGCCCGGGACCGGCAACGGAAACTGATCGCCAAGATTGATGCTGCGTTGCAGCGGCTTGACGAAGGCACTTACGGTTACTGCGAGGAAACGGGTGAACCGATCGGTTTGAAGCGTCTGGACGCCCGGCCGATTGCAACCCTCTCGATCGAGGCGCAGGAACGTCACGAACGTCGCGAGAAAGTCTATCGGGACGAATAA
- a CDS encoding SixA phosphatase family protein, producing MQDSVAPAFRLFLLRHARSGWALPGQRDFDRTLDDTGYAEAELIAQSAADHGIRPELILCSTAVRCRQTAEPLYRTLGEDIDLRYIDGLYTGSMNVYAELLEANSSLASLMLIGHNPMIEELFRRLLGDDAADRVLADGYPPAGLAIIDFSAPPSAGARWLARLSTLLLPVPEEPGRS from the coding sequence ATGCAAGACAGCGTCGCCCCGGCATTTCGCCTCTTCCTTCTCCGCCACGCCCGTTCGGGCTGGGCGCTGCCAGGTCAGCGGGATTTCGACCGCACGCTTGACGATACCGGCTATGCCGAGGCGGAACTGATCGCCCAGAGCGCCGCCGACCATGGCATTCGACCGGAACTGATCCTGTGCTCGACCGCGGTGCGGTGTCGCCAGACCGCCGAACCCCTCTACCGAACGCTCGGCGAAGACATCGATCTTCGTTATATCGATGGGCTCTATACTGGATCGATGAACGTCTACGCCGAGCTTCTCGAAGCAAATTCCAGCCTGGCCTCGCTGATGCTCATCGGTCACAATCCGATGATCGAGGAACTGTTTCGGCGACTCCTCGGCGACGACGCTGCGGACAGGGTCCTCGCGGACGGCTACCCTCCGGCCGGGTTGGCCATCATCGATTTTTCGGCACCCCCAAGCGCCGGCGCCAGATGGTTGGCGAGGCTTTCGACGCTGTTGCTGCCCGTACCGGAGGAGCCGGGAAGATCGTGA
- a CDS encoding YcjX family GTP-binding protein produces MAPILSSFKDDALIALDNLADRASGLVNPAVRLGVTGLSRAGKTVFISSLVHNLLNGGRLPVFEAIRSGRVSKVRLEPQPDDAVPRFQYEDHIAALVRDRVWPDSTRAISQLRITLDYESASGWNRMFSPGRLSIDIVDYPGEWLLDLPLLAQDFRQFSESTVRRARAGMRAGLSREWLALASVRGATAAADEGGARRLAESFTAYLQACKADDRSLSTLPPGRFLMPGDLEGSPALTFSPLPDLPAGRAPKGSLWAMMERRYEAYKTHVVSPFFREHFARLDRQIVLVDALQAINRGPEALSDLEQALADVLACFRPGANSWLSALFTRRIDRVLIAATKADHLHHESHDRLERITARLVSRAAERIGMSGAGLEVMALASVRATREATVNHDGHTLPVIVGTPIAGERINGDVFDGERKTAIFPGDLPEDPEVLFEPVDGHPKASKPKEAERAMPELNFVRFRPPHLEETRGGLKLSVPHIRLDRAMQFLLGDRLA; encoded by the coding sequence TTGGCGCCCATTTTGAGCAGCTTCAAAGATGATGCCCTGATTGCGCTGGACAATCTTGCCGATCGCGCATCCGGGCTCGTCAATCCCGCAGTCCGGCTCGGAGTGACCGGCCTGTCACGTGCGGGCAAGACAGTCTTCATTTCGTCGCTCGTCCATAATTTGTTGAATGGCGGTCGCCTGCCCGTGTTCGAAGCCATCCGATCCGGGCGGGTCTCGAAGGTCCGGCTGGAGCCGCAGCCTGACGATGCGGTGCCGCGCTTCCAATACGAGGATCATATCGCCGCCCTGGTCAGGGATCGGGTCTGGCCGGATTCGACGAGGGCGATTTCGCAGCTGCGCATCACGCTCGACTATGAAAGTGCCAGCGGCTGGAACCGGATGTTCTCGCCCGGGCGGCTCTCTATCGACATCGTCGACTATCCGGGGGAATGGCTGCTCGACCTGCCCCTGCTGGCGCAGGATTTCCGGCAGTTCAGCGAGAGCACGGTGCGGCGGGCGCGCGCCGGCATGCGCGCAGGCCTGTCGCGCGAGTGGCTGGCGCTTGCGTCGGTGAGAGGTGCCACTGCGGCAGCCGACGAGGGCGGCGCCCGGCGCCTTGCCGAAAGCTTCACCGCCTATCTGCAAGCCTGCAAGGCAGACGATCGGTCCCTCTCGACGCTGCCGCCGGGCCGTTTCTTGATGCCCGGAGATCTCGAGGGTTCGCCGGCGCTGACCTTTTCGCCGCTTCCGGATCTGCCTGCGGGTCGCGCCCCGAAAGGATCGCTCTGGGCGATGATGGAGCGTCGGTACGAGGCCTACAAGACCCACGTCGTAAGCCCATTCTTCCGCGAACACTTCGCCCGTCTCGACCGCCAGATCGTCCTCGTCGACGCCTTGCAGGCGATCAACCGGGGGCCGGAAGCGCTGAGTGATCTGGAACAGGCACTTGCCGACGTGCTTGCCTGCTTCCGGCCCGGCGCCAATTCGTGGCTTTCGGCCCTGTTCACGCGCCGGATCGATCGGGTGCTGATCGCCGCGACCAAGGCCGACCACCTGCACCACGAAAGCCACGACCGGCTCGAACGCATCACCGCGCGGCTCGTCAGCCGCGCGGCCGAGCGGATCGGCATGAGCGGCGCAGGTCTTGAAGTGATGGCGCTTGCATCCGTCCGCGCGACGCGCGAGGCGACGGTGAACCACGACGGCCACACGCTGCCGGTGATCGTCGGCACCCCGATCGCCGGAGAGAGGATAAACGGCGACGTATTCGACGGAGAAAGAAAGACAGCGATATTTCCCGGTGATTTACCGGAAGATCCTGAAGTTCTTTTTGAGCCAGTGGACGGGCATCCTAAGGCCTCGAAACCCAAGGAAGCGGAGCGCGCGATGCCTGAGCTGAACTTCGTGCGCTTCCGCCCACCGCATCTGGAAGAGACGCGCGGCGGGTTGAAACTCTCGGTACCGCATATCCGGCTTGACCGTGCGATGCAGTTCCTGCTCGGAGATCGCCTGGCATGA
- a CDS encoding YcjF family protein: MSDDFKNHGRKPAAFSVEPDEQAKGAERQPQRRAPASYSDRVVMTPDADDPFIETTAAIEGLNLPEATPRRRRLSFGKVAAGALGILLSLALGLWVDHLVRDLFSRADWLGYGAIAVVAIGALAFLVVIVRELSGMMQLTAIQQLKKDVGEAAASTRTARGATARLVHLLAANPRTAKGRARLAETEGEIIDGPHLIELTERELLTPLDREARRIILAASKRVSIVTAVSPRALVDLGYVLYESARMIRAMAELYGGRPGTLGMLRLMRDVIAHLAVTGSIAAGDSLIQQVLGHGLASKLSARLGEGVINGLMTARIGIAAMDLCRPMPFRALKRPGIGDFLSDLAPGASRSENRSGN; the protein is encoded by the coding sequence ATGAGCGACGATTTCAAGAACCATGGGCGCAAGCCGGCCGCATTCTCCGTCGAGCCTGACGAGCAGGCCAAAGGCGCGGAGCGACAACCACAACGGCGTGCGCCGGCAAGCTACAGCGACCGGGTCGTCATGACGCCTGATGCAGACGATCCCTTCATCGAGACGACTGCAGCGATCGAGGGACTCAACCTGCCGGAAGCAACGCCGCGTCGACGACGGCTGTCCTTCGGCAAGGTGGCGGCGGGCGCGCTGGGAATACTGCTTTCGCTTGCCTTGGGATTGTGGGTAGATCACCTGGTTCGCGACCTCTTTTCCCGTGCCGATTGGCTTGGCTACGGCGCGATCGCCGTCGTCGCGATCGGCGCCCTCGCCTTCCTGGTCGTCATTGTGCGCGAACTGTCCGGCATGATGCAGCTGACGGCGATACAGCAGTTGAAAAAGGATGTCGGTGAAGCTGCAGCCAGCACCAGGACCGCGCGTGGCGCAACGGCAAGGCTCGTTCACCTGCTGGCCGCCAATCCCCGCACGGCGAAAGGTCGGGCGCGGCTTGCGGAAACAGAGGGCGAGATCATCGACGGCCCTCATCTCATCGAGTTGACCGAGCGGGAATTGCTGACGCCGCTCGACCGCGAGGCGCGCCGGATCATTCTGGCCGCCTCGAAACGCGTGTCGATCGTGACCGCCGTAAGTCCGCGCGCGCTCGTCGATTTAGGCTATGTTCTCTACGAATCGGCTCGGATGATCCGTGCGATGGCGGAACTCTACGGCGGTCGCCCAGGCACGCTTGGCATGCTGCGGCTCATGCGCGACGTCATCGCACATCTCGCTGTCACCGGTTCGATCGCCGCCGGCGACAGCCTCATCCAACAGGTCTTGGGCCACGGCCTCGCATCCAAACTCTCCGCGCGGCTTGGCGAAGGGGTGATCAACGGGCTGATGACCGCGCGCATCGGGATAGCGGCGATGGATCTATGCCGCCCCATGCCGTTCCGCGCGCTGAAGCGACCGGGGATCGGGGACTTCCTTTCCGATCTCGCGCCCGGCGCATCCCGTTCGGAAAATCGATCCGGGAACTGA
- a CDS encoding molybdopterin-binding protein, which produces MSRIIINRRRFLTAAGVAVSTMPLVECDALDGMLSSDATVRNAMARANGLTYRVQRFLVGADSLAKEFSESEIRQGQKPNGSTDPTDSIYAALRDASFAGYRLEVGGLVDRPLSLSLDELRNMPSRTQITRHDCVEGWSCIAKWTGVPLAAVLDEAGAKSDARYVVFRCFDTMNLGLSGEVAYYESIDMLDARHPQTILAYGLNGAPLPVANGAPLRVRVERQLGYKMAKYVRSIELASDLAPYGQGNGGFWEDLGYDWYAGI; this is translated from the coding sequence ATGAGCCGGATCATCATCAACCGCAGACGCTTTCTGACCGCCGCGGGTGTTGCCGTCTCGACGATGCCCCTGGTTGAGTGCGACGCGCTGGACGGCATGCTGTCGAGCGATGCGACCGTGCGCAACGCAATGGCTAGGGCGAATGGCCTGACCTATCGCGTCCAGCGATTCCTGGTCGGTGCCGACAGTCTGGCGAAGGAATTTTCGGAGAGCGAGATCCGTCAGGGCCAAAAGCCGAACGGCTCAACCGACCCCACGGACTCCATCTACGCCGCTCTTCGGGACGCAAGTTTCGCCGGCTACCGGCTGGAGGTCGGCGGCCTTGTCGACCGGCCTCTGAGCCTATCGCTCGATGAGTTGCGCAATATGCCGTCACGCACGCAAATCACCCGGCACGATTGCGTCGAAGGATGGAGCTGCATCGCCAAGTGGACCGGTGTTCCGCTCGCCGCCGTGCTGGACGAGGCCGGGGCGAAGTCGGACGCGCGCTACGTCGTCTTTCGATGCTTCGACACGATGAATCTCGGCCTATCCGGGGAGGTCGCCTATTACGAATCGATCGATATGCTGGATGCCCGCCATCCGCAGACGATCCTGGCCTATGGATTGAACGGCGCGCCGCTCCCGGTCGCGAACGGCGCTCCGTTGCGTGTGCGGGTAGAGCGTCAGCTCGGATACAAGATGGCGAAATACGTTCGCTCGATCGAGCTCGCCTCAGACCTCGCACCCTACGGTCAGGGAAACGGCGGTTTCTGGGAGGACCTCGGCTACGACTGGTATGCCGGCATATAG
- a CDS encoding cytochrome b/b6 domain-containing protein, which yields MATAIDKQKHDIDMQRTTIRRHGLATRITHWIWAVALFFLLLSGLQIFNAHPSLYIGEQSGFAFDNSVLSIRAVRGADGNAEGLTTLFGRPIDTTGLLGVSGPEDSRAYQAFPAWLTVPSYHDLATGRVVHFFFAWLFAATFASWFAASLITGHLRRDILPTLSDIRGLPGSVVEHLRFRFHHGRSYNGLQKISYAVVLLGLFPLMFLTGLTMSPAMNAAVPWLTEIFGGRQTARTIHFVVMMLLVGFFAIHIFMVFAAGPINEMRSMVTGRYRIDGEATEGEPER from the coding sequence ATGGCAACGGCGATAGACAAGCAAAAGCACGACATTGACATGCAGCGGACGACGATTCGTCGGCACGGCCTCGCGACGCGGATCACGCACTGGATATGGGCGGTCGCGCTGTTCTTCCTGCTCCTCAGCGGATTGCAGATCTTCAATGCCCACCCATCGCTTTATATCGGCGAGCAATCCGGTTTCGCATTCGACAACAGTGTGCTGTCGATCCGCGCAGTCAGAGGAGCCGACGGTAATGCCGAGGGTCTGACGACCCTGTTCGGTCGGCCCATCGACACAACCGGCCTGCTCGGTGTCAGCGGCCCGGAGGACAGCCGGGCGTACCAGGCATTTCCGGCCTGGCTGACTGTGCCCTCCTATCATGATCTCGCGACTGGCAGGGTCGTCCACTTCTTCTTCGCCTGGCTGTTCGCGGCCACGTTCGCCTCGTGGTTTGCTGCAAGCCTGATCACCGGCCATCTGCGGCGCGATATTCTGCCGACCCTTTCGGATATTCGCGGCTTGCCGGGCAGTGTCGTCGAGCATTTACGGTTCCGTTTTCATCATGGCCGCTCTTACAACGGTCTTCAGAAAATCTCCTATGCGGTTGTTCTTCTGGGCCTTTTCCCGCTCATGTTCCTGACGGGACTGACGATGTCGCCGGCAATGAACGCCGCCGTGCCCTGGCTCACGGAGATCTTCGGCGGCCGCCAGACGGCACGCACCATCCATTTTGTTGTCATGATGCTGCTCGTCGGCTTCTTCGCCATCCACATCTTCATGGTCTTTGCGGCCGGACCGATCAACGAGATGCGCTCCATGGTGACCGGACGGTACCGGATCGACGGGGAGGCGACCGAAGGAGAACCCGAACGATGA
- the folK gene encoding 2-amino-4-hydroxy-6-hydroxymethyldihydropteridine diphosphokinase, with protein MSQNRTWRHATLGLGGNLGNPPRAMAEALRALDKRPDCKIAAVSRLYRTPPWGKTDQAWFFNACAEVETVLDPEALLDTCLDIERAMKRIRKERWGPRTIDIDLLTFDKVISASEKLELPHPRMTMRGFVLMPLADFAADLCIEGRMVREWLNDADITGIEVADGDADWWRRRT; from the coding sequence ATGTCGCAGAATAGGACCTGGCGGCACGCTACGCTCGGTCTCGGCGGCAATCTCGGTAATCCGCCGCGGGCTATGGCGGAGGCATTGCGCGCACTCGATAAAAGACCGGACTGCAAGATTGCCGCCGTGTCGCGGCTCTACCGAACCCCCCCTTGGGGCAAGACCGATCAAGCCTGGTTCTTCAACGCCTGCGCCGAGGTGGAGACGGTGCTCGATCCCGAGGCGCTGCTCGATACCTGTCTTGATATCGAGCGGGCGATGAAGCGGATCCGCAAGGAGCGCTGGGGGCCGCGCACGATCGACATCGACTTGCTGACCTTTGACAAAGTGATCTCAGCGAGCGAAAAGCTGGAACTGCCGCATCCGCGCATGACGATGCGCGGTTTCGTGCTGATGCCGCTTGCCGACTTCGCAGCCGACCTTTGCATAGAGGGGCGAATGGTCCGCGAATGGCTGAACGATGCCGATATCACCGGAATTGAGGTGGCGGATGGCGACGCCGATTGGTGGCGCAGGCGCACCTGA
- the folB gene encoding dihydroneopterin aldolase yields MTGTYIITLKNCAFFARHGVLDEEEFLGQRFFVDAELEVEQGTALAEDCIDDTVHYGIAFAEIERIVTGRRRYLIEALALEVAKTLCARFRQIRRAKVSIRKPNAPVPGVLDYVEVTVEHVAE; encoded by the coding sequence ATGACCGGGACCTACATCATCACCTTGAAGAATTGTGCTTTCTTCGCCCGCCACGGCGTGCTCGACGAGGAGGAGTTTCTCGGACAGCGTTTCTTCGTTGATGCCGAGCTCGAGGTGGAGCAGGGCACCGCACTCGCGGAGGATTGCATCGACGACACCGTGCATTACGGTATCGCCTTTGCGGAAATCGAGAGAATCGTCACCGGGCGCCGGCGCTATCTGATCGAGGCGCTGGCGCTTGAGGTTGCAAAGACCCTTTGCGCACGCTTCCGGCAAATCCGGCGCGCGAAGGTTTCCATCCGCAAGCCGAACGCGCCGGTCCCGGGCGTGCTGGACTATGTGGAAGTCACGGTCGAGCATGTCGCAGAATAG
- the folP gene encoding dihydropteroate synthase yields MTNTPFQASRWKLAHGRSLELGPRGVLMAIINITPDSFSDGGRFIDAAAAVSAGLRAVEQGAEILDIGGESTRPDAAPVTAVEEQARILPVIAGLARETDAIISVDTYRAETARLAVEAGAHIANDVYGLQREAAIADVAAATGAGLCIMHTGRDRQKLDDVVDDQFHFLDRSLAIAAGAGIARERIVLDPGFGFAKDTDENLELMARFGELHRFGLPILVGTSRKRFIGAVTGRDAPARDVGTAATTALLRAAGAAIFRVHDVAINRDALVLADAMLAAKNSRRDTKP; encoded by the coding sequence ATGACGAACACTCCATTTCAGGCGTCTCGCTGGAAATTGGCGCACGGGCGCAGTCTCGAACTAGGGCCGCGTGGCGTTTTGATGGCGATCATCAACATTACCCCGGATTCGTTCTCCGACGGCGGGCGTTTCATCGATGCCGCTGCGGCCGTAAGCGCGGGCCTGCGTGCGGTGGAGCAGGGCGCGGAAATCCTCGATATCGGTGGTGAATCCACCCGTCCGGACGCAGCGCCGGTGACCGCCGTGGAGGAGCAAGCGCGCATCCTTCCGGTGATCGCCGGGCTGGCTCGCGAAACCGACGCGATCATTTCCGTTGACACCTACCGTGCCGAAACGGCGCGGCTCGCCGTAGAAGCGGGCGCCCACATCGCCAATGACGTGTACGGGCTGCAGCGTGAAGCGGCGATCGCGGATGTCGCGGCAGCGACGGGCGCAGGGCTCTGTATCATGCATACGGGCCGTGACCGGCAGAAACTCGATGATGTCGTCGATGATCAGTTTCATTTTCTCGACCGATCGCTTGCGATCGCAGCCGGGGCCGGCATCGCCCGGGAAAGAATCGTACTCGATCCGGGTTTCGGCTTTGCCAAGGACACCGACGAAAATCTGGAACTGATGGCACGTTTCGGCGAGTTGCATCGCTTCGGCTTGCCGATTCTGGTCGGAACTTCGCGCAAGCGCTTCATCGGCGCCGTCACAGGACGAGATGCACCGGCGCGTGACGTCGGAACGGCGGCGACGACCGCGCTGCTTAGGGCTGCGGGCGCTGCGATATTTCGAGTGCATGATGTCGCAATCAACAGGGATGCACTGGTATTGGCAGATGCTATGCTGGCCGCAAAGAACAGCCGACGGGATACGAAGCCATGA
- a CDS encoding DUF922 domain-containing Zn-dependent protease: protein MYRVRVSLKAALVALLVGLPLGSAAAETVFSKSFTYFSIGGRTAAELDKALAAAGPVMTSTGARHPGATRIKFGGTITYVSRGGRCAIGTARVTLSTRIILPRWKYRKQAGRDLALVWDTLASDIKRHEERHAEIARNHARQMEKAFLALKPEADCERMQAKVARTSATEVENHDKDQARFDRTEAANFDRRMIRLLQYRLEGLKDGR from the coding sequence ATGTACCGAGTACGCGTTTCGCTGAAAGCCGCTCTCGTCGCGCTCCTCGTCGGCCTTCCGCTGGGGAGTGCTGCGGCAGAGACTGTGTTCAGCAAGAGCTTCACCTATTTCTCGATCGGCGGTCGCACGGCTGCCGAACTCGACAAGGCACTTGCTGCGGCCGGCCCTGTGATGACAAGCACGGGCGCGCGCCATCCCGGAGCGACGCGGATCAAGTTCGGCGGCACGATCACCTATGTCAGCCGTGGCGGGCGCTGCGCCATCGGCACGGCGCGTGTAACGCTCAGCACGCGTATCATCCTGCCGCGTTGGAAATATCGCAAACAGGCGGGGCGCGATCTGGCATTGGTTTGGGACACGCTCGCGAGCGACATAAAGCGCCATGAGGAACGGCATGCGGAGATCGCCCGCAATCATGCGCGCCAGATGGAAAAGGCGTTTCTAGCCCTGAAGCCTGAAGCGGATTGCGAGCGTATGCAAGCCAAAGTGGCTCGAACAAGTGCGACCGAAGTCGAAAACCACGACAAGGATCAGGCACGCTTTGACCGCACTGAGGCCGCAAACTTCGATCGCCGCATGATCCGATTGTTGCAATACCGGCTGGAAGGCCTCAAGGACGGGCGCTGA
- a CDS encoding 2Fe-2S iron-sulfur cluster-binding protein, which translates to MTKLTIVAFDGTRHELDVENGSTVMENAVRNSVPGIEAECGGACACATCHVYVDDAWAAAVGAPEAMEEDMLDFAYDVRPTSRLSCQIKMSEALDGLVVHVPERQA; encoded by the coding sequence ATGACAAAACTTACGATCGTAGCCTTTGACGGCACGCGCCACGAACTCGACGTCGAGAACGGCTCCACGGTCATGGAGAATGCGGTTCGTAATTCTGTGCCGGGCATCGAAGCCGAATGCGGCGGCGCCTGCGCCTGCGCGACCTGTCATGTCTATGTCGACGACGCATGGGCGGCAGCCGTCGGCGCGCCGGAGGCAATGGAAGAAGACATGCTGGACTTCGCCTACGACGTACGTCCGACGTCGCGGCTTTCCTGTCAGATCAAGATGAGTGAGGCTCTGGACGGGCTGGTCGTCCATGTTCCGGAGCGCCAGGCCTGA
- a CDS encoding Hpt domain-containing protein — MAALKIAFEAPDNPGSSSLGRKPIDFAQLGQQTMGDKELEIEVLQLFARQSRQAVGEIAAGDADRRVQAAHRLKGSALAVGAVDVAEAAAAIEREPGNAILAGALGAAVLVTELFILKLCR; from the coding sequence ATGGCGGCACTCAAGATAGCCTTCGAGGCACCGGATAACCCGGGAAGCTCCTCCCTCGGCAGAAAGCCCATCGACTTCGCCCAACTCGGCCAGCAGACGATGGGGGACAAGGAACTGGAGATTGAGGTCCTGCAGCTTTTCGCGCGGCAGTCGCGGCAAGCGGTCGGCGAGATCGCTGCCGGTGACGCGGATCGGCGCGTCCAGGCTGCGCATCGGCTGAAGGGTTCCGCGCTTGCCGTCGGCGCCGTTGACGTTGCGGAGGCGGCGGCCGCGATCGAGCGCGAACCAGGGAACGCGATCCTTGCCGGCGCGCTCGGCGCGGCTGTGCTCGTGACCGAGCTTTTTATTCTGAAGCTTTGCCGCTGA